A stretch of Cicer arietinum cultivar CDC Frontier isolate Library 1 chromosome 5, Cicar.CDCFrontier_v2.0, whole genome shotgun sequence DNA encodes these proteins:
- the LOC101503738 gene encoding pentatricopeptide repeat-containing protein At2g44880-like, protein MALRKGLEVHYVVLKNGFCVNLYVGTSLVEMFVRSLVSWTAVIVGFARCGDMSEARKLFDVMPDRDIAASNVMIDGYVKMGCMDLVRVLFAKMKDKNVISWTSMVHGYCEDDDVVAARFMFDCMPVKNVLSWNAMIGGYCENRRPHDALKLFWKMRGRLDVEMNKVTIVSVLPAVADLSSLDLGVWIHGFVQRSRLDENVHVYALVDMYAKCGEIGKTKLLFEEMNEKDTSSWNALINGYGVNGCAKEALEVFAAMLREGFEPNEITMTSVLSACNHCGLVEEGRRCFKEMERFGIVPQIEHYGCMIDLLGRVGYLDEAENLIFCVVALSVASSV, encoded by the coding sequence atggctttgagaaaaggtttggaggttcattatgttgttttgaaaaatgggttttgtgttaatttgtatgttgggacttctttggttgaaatgtttgtgagaagtttggtttcttggactgctgttattgttgggtttgctaggtgtggggatatgagtgaggccaggaagctttttgatgttatgcctgatagagatattgctgcttctaatgttatgattgatgggtaTGTGAAAATGGGGTGTATGGATTTGGTGAGGGTTTTGTTTGCtaagatgaaggataagaatgttatttcttggactagtatggttcatggttattgtgaggatgatgatgttgtggcggctaggtttatgtttgattgtatgcctgtcaagaatGTGCTTAGTTGGAATGCAATGATTGGGGGATATTGTGAGAATAGACGACCGCACGATGCGTTGaagttgttttggaaaatgagGGGACGTTTGGATGTGGAAATGAATAAAGTGACGATTGTGAGTGTTCTTCCTGCTGTTGCTGATTTGAGTTCTTTGGATTTGGGTGTTTGGATTCATGGGTTTGTGCAAAGGAGCCGACTTGATGAAAATGTTCATGTGTATgctttggttgatatgtatgcaaaatgtggggaaattggaaaaactaaattgctttttgaggagatgaatgaaaaagatacatcgtcgtggaatgctttgataaatggttatggtgtcaatggttgtgcgaaggaagcgttagaagtattcgcagcaatgttacgggaaggatttgaaccgaatgagataacaatgactagtgtgttatctgcttgcaaccattgtggtttggtagaggaaggaagaagatgcttcaaagaaatggagagatttggaattgtgcctcagattgagcattatggttgtatgattgatcttctaggaagggttggatacttggatgaagctgaaaatttgatcttctgtgttgtcgctctgtctgttgcttcttctgtttga